One genomic region from Evansella sp. LMS18 encodes:
- a CDS encoding cytosine permease: MNEKLNRPKVNDFEREPVPAEHRKGWLHLTAVWLGIAIALSATVLGGTLGGGLTLPQAVLAAFLGSLVLAIVSAFCCVVGAKTGLSTGLISKFALGRYGSYAVSAIVAIALFGWFGVQLDLFGASFSNVLNNVFGLEVHPTILIIVGGILMTSTAVIGYKAIEKLSKAAVPLMVFLLLASLYRVLSDNNWNINPNNELFGEAIPFGIAVSLVIGSLAIGAVIGPDIARYAKTPKDAVIGSFSGFLIGFSTVLVIAAILAKATSEVDIVSIMLGVGWGTFAMLILILAQWTTNDNNLYSAALGFSVIFKKLPKYQLTIIAGIVGTVMAVAGIYDNFIPFLSFLSALIPPIGGIYVADYLLKKNKYHFNNLDKMRDANPIGLSVWVIASLFAFMTTPAPNGFGIFSFTNAPGLDAFIVAFGLQIILVKAFDKSTYESHDTDTKQAI; encoded by the coding sequence ATGAATGAAAAGCTTAATCGACCCAAGGTAAATGACTTTGAACGTGAACCTGTACCGGCAGAACACAGAAAAGGCTGGCTCCATCTGACCGCGGTATGGCTTGGAATTGCCATTGCTTTGTCGGCGACTGTCCTTGGGGGGACACTGGGTGGCGGTTTAACACTTCCTCAGGCTGTGCTGGCTGCTTTCCTTGGTTCATTAGTGCTGGCCATTGTAAGTGCCTTTTGCTGCGTAGTTGGGGCAAAAACGGGGTTATCTACTGGGTTAATTTCCAAATTTGCTTTAGGCAGATATGGCTCGTATGCAGTATCCGCTATCGTTGCTATTGCATTGTTTGGTTGGTTCGGAGTGCAGTTGGATCTTTTTGGCGCAAGCTTCAGCAACGTATTAAACAATGTATTCGGGCTGGAAGTACATCCTACCATTTTAATCATAGTTGGAGGTATATTAATGACCTCAACAGCTGTAATTGGTTATAAGGCCATTGAAAAACTTAGTAAAGCGGCCGTACCATTAATGGTATTTTTGCTGCTGGCTTCCTTATACAGGGTTTTGTCAGATAACAACTGGAACATAAATCCTAATAATGAACTTTTCGGGGAAGCTATTCCGTTCGGTATCGCAGTTTCATTAGTTATAGGATCGCTTGCAATTGGAGCTGTTATCGGTCCTGATATTGCCCGTTATGCAAAGACGCCAAAAGATGCAGTGATTGGTTCCTTTTCCGGCTTTTTAATTGGTTTTAGTACAGTGTTGGTTATCGCTGCAATACTGGCAAAGGCTACGAGTGAGGTGGATATCGTCTCTATAATGCTAGGTGTTGGCTGGGGGACATTTGCCATGCTTATTCTCATTCTTGCCCAGTGGACAACAAATGATAATAATTTATATTCAGCAGCTCTCGGGTTTTCAGTTATCTTTAAAAAGCTGCCTAAATATCAATTGACAATTATTGCGGGTATTGTCGGGACTGTTATGGCGGTTGCAGGAATATATGATAACTTCATTCCATTTTTAAGTTTCCTGAGTGCCTTGATACCACCAATTGGCGGTATTTATGTTGCTGATTATCTTCTGAAAAAGAACAAGTATCATTTTAATAATTTAGATAAAATGAGAGACGCAAATCCAATAGGTTTGTCTGTATGGGTAATAGCATCCTTATTTGCTTTTATGACTACGCCTGCACCTAACGGTTTTGGCATCTTCAGTTTTACGAACGCACCTGGCCTGGATGCATTTATCGTCGCTTTTGGTTTACAGATTATTCTTGTAAAAGCTTTCGATAAATCAACATATGAAAGTCATGATACTGACACAAAACAAGCTATTTAA
- the pruA gene encoding L-glutamate gamma-semialdehyde dehydrogenase, translating to MVLPFKHEPFTNFKDDQNRQDYKDALEKVKGQLGQDYPLVINGERIYTDNKITSYNPSNKEEVIGHSSMATKEHVDQAMEAATEAFKEWRTWSAQARAEIMFRAANLIRRRKHEFSAWLSYEAGKPWGQADGDTAEGIDFLEYYGRQILELDKGKPLADRPFENNSYFYQPLGPGVTIPPWNFAFAIVAGTVAAPIVTGNTVLLKPSENTPVIAYKLVEVLEEAGLPKGVLNFVPGDPAEIGDYLVDHKDTHWINFTGSVPTGQRIFERAAVRQKGQNHIKRVIAEMGGKDTIIVDNDSDLDLAAHSIAHSAFGFSGQKCSACSRAIVHEDVYDEVLEKTIEYTKEFSVGNPVEEDVYMAAVVNQKQFDKIKDYIEIGKKEGELAYGGETDDSKGFFVHPTIFKDVDPEGRIMQEEIFGPVVAFTKAKDFDELLDIANNTEYGLTGAVISNNRAHLNRARHEFHVGNLYFNRGCTAAIVGYHPFGGFKMSGTDSKAGGPDYLVNFLNAKSVSEMF from the coding sequence TTGGTATTACCATTCAAACATGAACCATTTACTAATTTCAAAGATGACCAGAACCGCCAGGATTATAAAGATGCCCTGGAAAAAGTAAAGGGCCAGCTTGGGCAGGATTACCCACTTGTAATTAACGGCGAGAGGATTTATACGGATAATAAAATCACTTCCTATAACCCTTCCAATAAAGAAGAAGTAATCGGCCATTCTTCTATGGCTACAAAAGAGCATGTTGACCAGGCAATGGAAGCTGCGACTGAAGCTTTCAAGGAGTGGAGAACATGGAGCGCTCAGGCGCGTGCGGAAATTATGTTCCGTGCAGCGAACCTGATCCGCCGCCGCAAGCATGAGTTTTCCGCATGGCTGTCTTATGAAGCAGGTAAGCCATGGGGCCAGGCAGATGGCGATACGGCAGAAGGAATTGACTTCCTTGAGTATTATGGCCGCCAGATTCTTGAGCTGGACAAAGGTAAGCCATTAGCTGACCGTCCGTTCGAAAACAACTCTTATTTCTACCAGCCGTTAGGCCCTGGTGTTACAATCCCGCCGTGGAACTTTGCTTTTGCAATTGTTGCCGGTACTGTTGCAGCGCCAATCGTCACTGGTAACACAGTGTTACTTAAGCCATCCGAAAACACGCCTGTAATCGCGTATAAACTGGTGGAAGTACTGGAAGAAGCAGGACTGCCAAAAGGCGTACTTAACTTCGTCCCAGGGGATCCTGCGGAAATCGGTGACTATCTTGTAGATCACAAAGATACACACTGGATCAACTTTACAGGTTCTGTACCAACAGGACAGCGTATTTTTGAACGCGCGGCTGTAAGGCAGAAAGGCCAGAACCACATTAAGCGTGTTATCGCTGAGATGGGCGGTAAGGACACAATTATCGTTGATAACGACTCTGACCTTGATCTTGCTGCACACTCCATCGCACATTCTGCGTTCGGATTCTCCGGCCAGAAATGTTCCGCATGCTCCCGTGCTATCGTTCATGAGGACGTGTATGACGAAGTGCTGGAAAAAACAATTGAGTATACAAAAGAATTCTCTGTCGGCAACCCGGTGGAAGAAGATGTTTATATGGCTGCTGTTGTTAACCAGAAGCAGTTTGATAAGATTAAAGATTATATTGAGATTGGCAAAAAAGAAGGCGAGCTTGCATACGGAGGCGAAACTGACGATTCTAAAGGCTTCTTCGTCCACCCAACTATCTTTAAAGATGTGGACCCTGAAGGAAGAATCATGCAGGAAGAAATCTTCGGGCCTGTCGTTGCTTTCACGAAAGCGAAAGACTTCGACGAGCTTCTTGATATCGCCAACAACACAGAGTACGGCCTGACAGGAGCGGTTATTTCTAACAACCGTGCACACCTGAACCGTGCCCGCCATGAATTCCATGTTGGTAACCTGTACTTCAACCGCGGCTGTACTGCGGCAATCGTAGGCTACCACCCATTCGGCGGATTCAAAATGTCCGGAACTGACTCTAAAGCAGGCGGACCGGATTATCTCGTAAACTTCCTGAACGCTAAATCTGTTTCAGAGATGTTCTAA
- a CDS encoding sigma-54-dependent Fis family transcriptional regulator — MRDLTDDLIFLEEDELPAKVTVYDTEKSAEGTPGYPYNCSFFQEAAKTGYMCSVDITENNHPCEFCSENKGCKKGRILFYPVPFRNKIEKIVSLFVKRENLTEFESRRGMIEVLVNNIETSLISQMEKQESRDELNALKKEMSSLLELTTDSVLLIYKDGRIADFSQNLVKQFSTLNAHLIGRSVNSFITKRSWEVIQKTQEETTLILELNEEVRNYNNLIWKAIVRPVYNNKEIQSYLLKITGIREEKEVTMVQQLYSFNDIKGVSESIRSVKETAKRISEGNMTILLRGESGTGKEVFAQAIHGASHRSQAKFIAINCAAIPESLLESELFGYESGAFTGAQKKGKAGRFELANGGTLFLDEIGDMSLQLQAKLLRILQERKLERVGGTKSISVDVRIIAATHRNLEKMVADNKFREDLYYRLNVIPLTIPPLRNRKEDIPLLVDSFMKSISSSQNIQPKHLTEEALHALLNYRWPGNIRELRNVVEHFAHLEIGDLVTLHSLPDSLREYNKTVDKQADQLPLEQPILTKVYKEKDAYKNQIMSLLDTYGRHTDGKKIVAKKLGISLPTLYRKLKRYKIL; from the coding sequence ATGAGAGATTTAACAGATGATCTTATATTCCTTGAAGAGGATGAGCTGCCGGCAAAGGTTACAGTATATGATACGGAAAAATCTGCCGAAGGAACTCCGGGGTACCCATACAATTGCTCTTTTTTTCAGGAGGCAGCTAAAACCGGCTATATGTGTTCAGTGGATATAACAGAAAACAATCATCCATGTGAGTTCTGTTCAGAGAATAAGGGCTGTAAAAAAGGAAGGATTTTATTCTATCCAGTCCCTTTCAGAAACAAGATAGAAAAAATAGTTTCATTGTTTGTGAAAAGAGAAAACCTCACGGAATTCGAATCCCGGCGGGGTATGATAGAAGTCCTGGTAAATAATATAGAAACTTCTCTTATTTCACAAATGGAAAAACAGGAGTCTCGCGATGAGCTCAATGCTTTAAAAAAAGAGATGAGCAGTTTACTGGAGCTTACAACTGACTCTGTGCTGCTTATCTATAAAGACGGAAGAATTGCTGATTTCTCTCAAAACCTTGTTAAACAGTTCAGTACTTTAAATGCCCATCTAATCGGTAGGTCTGTAAATAGTTTTATAACAAAAAGGTCATGGGAGGTTATTCAAAAAACACAAGAAGAGACAACGTTGATTCTGGAGCTAAATGAAGAAGTAAGGAACTATAATAATCTTATATGGAAGGCAATAGTGAGACCTGTCTATAACAATAAGGAAATCCAGTCCTATCTACTTAAAATAACAGGTATAAGAGAAGAGAAAGAAGTAACAATGGTACAGCAGTTGTATTCGTTTAATGATATTAAAGGGGTAAGTGAATCTATCAGATCAGTGAAAGAGACTGCCAAGCGAATCTCAGAAGGAAATATGACAATTCTTTTGAGAGGAGAGAGTGGGACCGGAAAGGAGGTATTTGCTCAGGCTATTCACGGGGCTAGTCACCGGTCACAAGCAAAATTTATTGCAATAAATTGTGCTGCTATTCCCGAGTCACTGCTGGAGAGCGAACTTTTTGGTTATGAAAGTGGGGCATTCACTGGAGCACAGAAGAAAGGGAAGGCAGGAAGGTTTGAGTTGGCAAATGGAGGAACGCTTTTTTTAGATGAGATTGGCGATATGTCATTACAGCTGCAAGCAAAGCTTCTACGTATATTGCAGGAGAGGAAACTTGAACGAGTCGGGGGGACAAAAAGCATTAGTGTTGATGTGAGAATAATCGCGGCTACCCACAGAAACCTGGAAAAAATGGTTGCGGATAATAAATTCAGAGAGGATTTATATTACCGGTTGAATGTAATCCCTTTAACAATTCCCCCGCTTAGAAACCGGAAAGAGGATATTCCTCTTCTTGTTGATTCGTTTATGAAATCAATTTCTTCTTCACAAAACATACAGCCGAAACACTTGACCGAAGAAGCGCTGCATGCTCTTCTGAATTATAGGTGGCCAGGTAATATAAGAGAGTTACGCAATGTGGTGGAACATTTTGCTCATCTGGAGATCGGGGACCTTGTAACACTTCACAGCCTCCCGGACTCTTTGCGGGAATATAATAAAACAGTGGATAAACAAGCTGATCAATTACCGTTAGAGCAGCCTATTCTCACAAAGGTTTATAAGGAAAAGGATGCTTATAAAAACCAAATTATGAGTCTCCTTGATACGTATGGCAGGCATACAGATGGTAAAAAAATTGTGGCTAAAAAGCTCGGGATAAGCTTACCAACTCTTTACAGGAAATTAAAAAGATACAAAATTTTATAG
- a CDS encoding DUF917 family protein, whose protein sequence is MAWYITKKDIPFISIGAKFLGCGGGGDTVTSEFLLESVMKENDKVRVLSFTELTTEFILSLAMAGSPVLYSEQLPRGDEGTRVIENYERLSDIKVDALVSIEIGGMNALTPIITALQTNLPVVDGDGMGRAFPEFTMTTFNFFNIPFSPASIIDVQQNAHTITCKDNNEAIDKTRELINNEGGIIHISCFGAVARKVKHSMIPGSLSLARSIGKVLDSKKKRSLKIKELEEVLDNSVYSKPVLIMEGTIKEVSRYFEKGQIRGNLSVTGNEAFKGKKADIVFHNEYLLVKQQGRTRVSVPDLIILMDARTLIPLTTNEVQEGMTINIFSITAPNVLRTRSILDFVGPKAFGQEEDYQPLTKWKENELL, encoded by the coding sequence ATGGCCTGGTATATTACAAAAAAAGATATTCCTTTTATTTCTATAGGGGCGAAATTTCTGGGATGCGGGGGTGGTGGTGATACTGTAACATCAGAGTTTCTTCTTGAATCAGTTATGAAGGAAAATGACAAAGTAAGAGTTCTTAGTTTTACAGAGCTGACAACAGAATTTATTCTCTCTCTTGCTATGGCCGGCTCGCCGGTATTATATAGTGAACAACTTCCCAGGGGAGATGAAGGTACACGAGTGATCGAGAACTATGAAAGGCTTTCGGACATTAAAGTGGACGCCTTAGTGTCTATTGAAATCGGAGGAATGAATGCATTAACTCCAATTATTACTGCTTTGCAAACCAATCTTCCTGTTGTGGATGGAGATGGCATGGGAAGAGCATTTCCTGAATTTACAATGACTACTTTTAATTTTTTTAATATCCCATTCTCGCCTGCTAGTATTATTGATGTGCAACAGAACGCTCACACTATTACCTGCAAAGATAATAATGAGGCGATTGATAAAACCAGGGAGCTAATAAACAATGAAGGGGGCATCATCCACATTTCCTGTTTTGGAGCAGTCGCCCGTAAAGTTAAACATTCGATGATCCCCGGATCACTAAGTTTAGCCAGGAGTATAGGAAAAGTACTAGACTCGAAGAAAAAGCGTTCCCTGAAAATCAAAGAACTTGAAGAAGTACTGGATAACTCTGTTTACAGCAAGCCTGTTCTGATAATGGAAGGGACAATTAAGGAAGTATCCCGATATTTTGAGAAAGGTCAGATACGCGGGAATCTTTCTGTGACGGGGAACGAAGCTTTCAAGGGAAAAAAGGCTGACATTGTATTCCATAACGAGTACCTCCTGGTTAAGCAGCAAGGCAGGACAAGAGTATCGGTTCCTGATTTGATTATCCTGATGGACGCAAGGACACTAATCCCTTTAACAACTAATGAGGTGCAGGAAGGGATGACTATTAATATTTTTAGTATCACCGCTCCAAATGTTTTAAGAACAAGAAGCATACTTGATTTTGTCGGCCCGAAAGCTTTCGGGCAGGAGGAAGACTATCAGCCTTTAACAAAGTGGAAGGAGAATGAACTTTTATGA
- a CDS encoding tartrate dehydrogenase, with the protein MKVLKIANIPGDGVGKEVVPAASEVLNALAEVHGGIRFEFENFPWSCEYYLEHGTMMPEDGLDRLRNFDAVFLGAVGNKELVPDHISLWGLLIKIRREFEQVINVRPAKRFEGIQSPLANPKDFDLIVVRENSEGEYSSIGGTIHQGEDEIAIQNAVFSRKGTERAIRYAFELASRRKKHVTSATKSNGIVYSMPFWDKVFEEVARDYPGFETDSQHIDALAAFFVTRPEKFDVIVASNLFGDILTDVGAAIMGSIGIAPAANINVNGKYPSMFEPVHGSAPDIIGKGIANPVGQIWTGKMMLDHFGEEELGRELLEIIENVTRDGFLTPDVGGSHTTKEVSDEIISRVRKLG; encoded by the coding sequence TTGAAAGTTTTAAAGATAGCTAATATCCCAGGAGATGGTGTTGGAAAAGAAGTAGTACCGGCAGCTTCTGAAGTTTTGAATGCGCTGGCAGAAGTTCACGGAGGAATACGGTTTGAGTTTGAAAATTTTCCATGGAGCTGCGAGTACTATCTTGAACATGGAACAATGATGCCGGAAGATGGGTTGGACAGGCTCAGGAATTTTGACGCTGTTTTCCTCGGCGCAGTTGGAAATAAAGAGCTTGTCCCGGATCACATTTCTCTCTGGGGATTGTTGATAAAAATTCGCCGTGAGTTTGAGCAGGTGATTAATGTCCGACCGGCTAAAAGGTTTGAAGGTATTCAGTCCCCGCTGGCTAACCCGAAGGATTTTGACCTTATTGTTGTCAGAGAAAACAGCGAAGGAGAGTACAGCTCGATTGGAGGAACAATCCACCAGGGCGAAGATGAAATTGCTATACAGAATGCTGTTTTTTCAAGGAAAGGCACAGAACGGGCAATCAGGTATGCATTTGAACTGGCCTCCAGGCGGAAAAAGCATGTTACAAGCGCAACAAAGTCCAATGGAATTGTCTATTCTATGCCTTTCTGGGATAAGGTTTTTGAAGAAGTGGCGAGAGATTATCCTGGCTTTGAAACAGACTCCCAGCATATCGATGCTCTTGCCGCGTTTTTTGTAACACGCCCGGAAAAATTTGATGTAATTGTTGCAAGCAATTTATTTGGAGACATACTTACGGATGTTGGAGCTGCAATTATGGGAAGCATCGGTATAGCCCCGGCGGCAAATATAAATGTGAATGGGAAATATCCGTCCATGTTCGAGCCGGTGCACGGGTCGGCCCCCGATATCATCGGAAAAGGTATCGCAAATCCGGTGGGGCAGATTTGGACAGGCAAGATGATGCTTGACCATTTTGGCGAGGAAGAACTTGGGCGTGAGCTCCTGGAGATTATTGAGAATGTGACCCGGGACGGCTTCCTCACACCTGATGTGGGCGGCAGCCATACGACGAAAGAAGTATCGGACGAAATCATCAGCCGTGTGCGAAAGCTTGGTTGA
- a CDS encoding DUF917 domain-containing protein yields MRLLGKQEIEDISVGAALLGTGGGGDPYIGKLMALQAIEEFGPIKLISVDEVQDDALVVPSGMMGAPTVMVEKTPNGEEAIGAFKSLEKYLGKEIFATMPIEAGGINSLLPLALAARLGLPVVDVDGMGRAFPELQMVTFYLDGISATPMVIADEKGNTSLLNTIDNHWAERIARNATIQKGGSVMMAIYPMTGKNLKDSGIRDILQLEEEIGRSIRVAKNNNHDPIEKVLELTGGYELFNGKVMDIDRKTETGFARGAARIEGLAEYQNETMELKFQNEHLLAVKDGKVACVTPDLIAVLDAETGLPITTEGLRYGARCVVIGIPCHPKWRTAKGIETCGPGYFGYDVEYTPLEQLVAEAKGVL; encoded by the coding sequence ATGAGATTACTAGGGAAACAGGAGATTGAAGACATATCTGTAGGAGCGGCTCTTCTTGGAACAGGAGGAGGAGGAGACCCGTATATTGGAAAGTTAATGGCACTGCAGGCAATCGAGGAGTTTGGTCCAATCAAATTAATTTCTGTTGATGAAGTTCAGGATGACGCTCTCGTTGTTCCTTCCGGTATGATGGGTGCACCCACTGTTATGGTAGAAAAAACACCTAATGGGGAAGAAGCAATTGGTGCATTCAAGTCCCTGGAGAAATACTTGGGTAAAGAAATCTTTGCCACCATGCCTATTGAGGCAGGAGGAATTAATTCACTGTTGCCGCTGGCGTTAGCTGCACGCCTTGGTCTTCCAGTAGTTGATGTTGATGGGATGGGAAGGGCTTTTCCCGAGCTGCAAATGGTAACATTCTACCTCGATGGAATATCAGCTACTCCTATGGTTATTGCAGATGAAAAAGGCAATACTTCGTTGCTTAATACCATTGATAATCACTGGGCGGAGCGAATAGCAAGAAATGCTACTATCCAAAAAGGCGGTTCTGTCATGATGGCGATCTACCCCATGACAGGAAAAAACCTTAAAGACAGTGGAATTCGTGATATTTTACAGCTTGAAGAGGAGATTGGACGTTCCATACGTGTTGCAAAAAACAATAATCACGACCCGATCGAAAAAGTACTTGAACTGACGGGCGGTTATGAATTATTTAACGGTAAAGTCATGGATATTGACAGAAAAACAGAAACTGGATTTGCCAGAGGAGCTGCCAGAATTGAAGGGCTTGCGGAATATCAAAATGAAACAATGGAATTGAAATTCCAAAATGAGCATTTGTTAGCAGTAAAGGACGGGAAGGTTGCATGCGTCACTCCTGACTTAATCGCTGTACTTGATGCTGAGACAGGACTTCCTATTACTACGGAGGGGCTCAGATACGGAGCACGCTGTGTTGTGATTGGGATACCGTGCCATCCAAAATGGCGGACAGCAAAAGGGATTGAGACATGCGGGCCGGGATACTTTGGGTACGATGTGGAATATACACCATTAGAGCAGCTGGTGGCTGAAGCGAAGGGAGTATTATAA
- a CDS encoding hydantoinase/oxoprolinase N-terminal domain-containing protein — MRLGVDVGGASTDVVLLSRFNRVIGAGKEETSEDILSGMKASVRKLLLKTKVEPEEIQGVFVGTTHCKNALEYSKGLAKTAIIRIGEYESKIKPLLHWPEALSAYIPMKLFVSTLSEKDFKTSISFVVRSLRKENIEAVAIAGVFSPMDPGSEIRLKAILEKELPGLSVTMSHQLGSIGFIERENAAIINAMLSKVLKDAMSGLSKLLQSMNINCEYWITTNDGSLMTIDEAIRFPIFTIGSGVANSLRGGAKLAGYSDCIVVDIGSGHTEIGRITGGHPEVTTEHSVFRNIKVNISLPKSLNLRFGGGTVIEPPGKRLLTEKTVESLEKEAIAWGGSTWTLTDSFLRITPELSFRNNQNPTLDLVRQLPKKECTEAVEAYAKGVNERIEQLQFGKEMLPIVVVGGGSPFIINRLLTKSRIVENPFHYAISNAIGACYAPVKMQEDRVYHLNERTKEEIIEETKGRVITEVIKKGARKDTVHVTAVEEFPFAYLKGEVIRIRVKAVGYF, encoded by the coding sequence ATGAGGCTAGGGGTTGATGTAGGAGGGGCAAGCACAGATGTAGTTCTTTTATCCAGATTTAACAGAGTAATCGGAGCTGGCAAGGAGGAAACTAGCGAAGATATTTTATCGGGTATGAAAGCTTCTGTAAGAAAATTACTGTTAAAAACAAAAGTTGAACCAGAAGAAATTCAAGGTGTTTTTGTTGGTACCACTCACTGTAAGAATGCGCTGGAATACTCGAAAGGACTGGCAAAAACGGCAATAATAAGGATTGGGGAATATGAGTCAAAGATCAAGCCTTTACTACACTGGCCTGAAGCCTTATCTGCTTATATCCCTATGAAATTATTTGTCAGCACCCTTTCCGAGAAAGATTTTAAAACGAGCATTTCTTTTGTGGTTCGTTCATTAAGAAAAGAAAATATAGAAGCGGTTGCTATAGCAGGTGTTTTTTCACCCATGGACCCTGGTAGTGAAATCAGATTAAAAGCTATCCTGGAAAAGGAACTTCCAGGCCTCTCTGTAACCATGTCGCACCAACTGGGAAGTATTGGTTTCATCGAAAGAGAGAACGCAGCAATAATTAATGCAATGCTCTCAAAAGTATTAAAGGATGCCATGTCAGGGTTATCTAAGCTTCTTCAGTCTATGAATATTAACTGTGAATACTGGATAACTACAAACGATGGATCTCTGATGACAATTGATGAAGCTATTAGGTTCCCCATATTTACTATAGGCTCTGGTGTGGCTAACAGCCTAAGAGGAGGAGCAAAACTTGCTGGCTACTCCGATTGTATTGTAGTAGATATAGGGTCCGGGCATACAGAAATTGGCCGCATAACGGGAGGACATCCTGAAGTCACGACAGAACATTCTGTTTTTCGGAATATTAAGGTTAATATTTCGCTTCCTAAATCACTAAATTTACGTTTTGGCGGAGGAACTGTTATAGAACCCCCGGGAAAAAGGCTTTTAACTGAAAAGACTGTAGAAAGCCTGGAAAAAGAGGCAATTGCCTGGGGAGGAAGTACATGGACCTTAACAGACTCCTTTTTGAGAATAACACCTGAACTTAGTTTTAGAAACAACCAAAATCCTACCCTTGACCTGGTAAGACAGTTGCCAAAAAAAGAATGCACAGAGGCAGTGGAAGCATATGCCAAGGGAGTGAATGAAAGAATTGAGCAATTGCAGTTCGGTAAAGAAATGCTTCCTATTGTAGTAGTAGGAGGAGGAAGTCCGTTTATAATTAACAGATTATTGACAAAAAGCAGAATAGTCGAAAACCCATTTCATTACGCAATAAGTAACGCTATAGGTGCCTGCTATGCTCCTGTTAAGATGCAGGAGGATAGAGTTTACCATTTAAATGAACGAACAAAAGAAGAGATAATTGAAGAAACAAAGGGCAGAGTTATTACAGAAGTTATTAAAAAAGGTGCAAGGAAAGATACAGTTCATGTAACAGCAGTAGAGGAATTCCCTTTTGCTTACTTAAAGGGGGAAGTGATAAGGATAAGAGTAAAGGCAGTAGGGTACTTTTAA
- a CDS encoding YciI family protein, whose amino-acid sequence MKTFAVLLPMKDEELTKKYRPAHLEFLEKMHEEKKVVLYGRFADGTGGLVIYQAEDQDEVETWVKEDPYVLHGARNYEIHEWELATPIKSY is encoded by the coding sequence ATGAAAACGTTCGCTGTTTTACTGCCAATGAAAGATGAGGAACTGACGAAAAAGTACAGACCGGCACATTTGGAGTTTTTGGAAAAAATGCACGAAGAAAAGAAAGTGGTTTTGTATGGAAGATTTGCAGATGGTACCGGGGGACTGGTGATCTATCAGGCGGAGGACCAGGACGAAGTGGAAACCTGGGTGAAAGAGGATCCGTACGTTTTACACGGTGCAAGAAACTATGAAATACATGAATGGGAGCTAGCAACTCCTATTAAATCTTACTAA
- the adhP gene encoding alcohol dehydrogenase AdhP, which yields MKAAVVHEFKQDLKIEEVPVPEVGSGQVLVQIKACGVCHTDLHAAHGDWPVKPNLPLIPGHEGVGEVVEIGENVNHLQIGDRVGIPWLYSACGHCEYCLTGRETLCHGQQNAGYSVDGSYADFCLAEANYVVKLPDNLEYVDAAPIFCAGVTTYKALKVGEAKPGDWVAIYGIGGLGHVAVQYAKAMGYNVVAVDTFDEKLQLATVLGADKVINPLTEDSAEFIQREVCGVQASICTAVSKPAFSEAYRAVKRGGKCVAVGLPPEMMEVPIFDTVLNGVSIVGSIVGTRKDLQESLQFAAEGKVKTIVGTAPLSDINKVFEDLEAGKINGRIVLVNDLPSDTPKAEKASTSTLA from the coding sequence ATGAAAGCAGCAGTTGTGCACGAGTTCAAACAGGATTTAAAAATAGAAGAAGTACCAGTTCCTGAGGTTGGCAGCGGACAGGTATTAGTCCAGATCAAAGCATGCGGAGTCTGCCATACAGACCTTCATGCCGCTCACGGAGACTGGCCGGTGAAGCCTAACCTTCCGCTCATTCCAGGCCATGAAGGTGTAGGGGAAGTGGTTGAAATCGGGGAAAATGTAAACCACCTTCAAATTGGGGACCGTGTGGGAATCCCATGGCTTTATTCCGCCTGTGGCCACTGCGAGTACTGTTTAACAGGAAGAGAAACACTTTGCCACGGCCAGCAGAACGCCGGTTACTCTGTAGACGGAAGCTATGCAGACTTTTGCCTGGCAGAAGCGAATTATGTAGTTAAGCTCCCTGATAACCTCGAGTACGTTGATGCTGCTCCTATTTTCTGCGCTGGGGTTACAACTTATAAAGCGCTCAAAGTTGGCGAGGCAAAACCAGGAGACTGGGTAGCCATTTACGGTATTGGCGGACTCGGCCATGTTGCCGTCCAGTATGCGAAAGCAATGGGCTACAACGTTGTCGCCGTAGATACCTTTGACGAAAAGCTCCAGCTTGCCACGGTACTTGGAGCTGATAAAGTGATTAACCCATTGACGGAAGATAGCGCAGAATTCATCCAGCGGGAAGTTTGCGGAGTCCAGGCTTCCATTTGCACCGCTGTTTCCAAGCCTGCATTCTCAGAAGCATACCGTGCTGTTAAGAGAGGCGGGAAATGCGTGGCGGTAGGACTGCCTCCGGAAATGATGGAAGTACCTATTTTTGACACTGTGCTCAACGGGGTAAGTATCGTCGGCTCCATCGTAGGAACCCGTAAAGACCTTCAGGAATCCCTCCAGTTTGCAGCCGAGGGCAAAGTGAAAACAATTGTGGGCACTGCACCGCTGAGCGACATTAATAAGGTGTTCGAAGACCTGGAGGCAGGCAAAATCAACGGAAGAATTGTTCTTGTCAACGACCTCCCGTCCGATACGCCAAAAGCTGAGAAGGCCAGCACCAGTACATTGGCGTAA